CATCTGTAGCAGCGAAAGTGAAATTTGAATGTAACGATTCGATGCACAACTAATTTATGACAGCAGTTTTCATCTGTTAATTCATGTGCGTAAAGCAACAGCACGTGCCCCAACGAGTGAATAAACAAGTCTGGATGTCTGGCGGAAGGATCCCTGAGCGAATATCTTAAGCGCCCTCGCTTCCACTTTATACCTAACCATAGACacgccaaaaaaagaaaccggaATGGGTATTGTGCATGTATTGAATTCTGGATTCGACTACAATTTGAAAGGCTCCTCAGTACAGTACGCAGATGCGTAGCTTGTGCGCATCGCTACCAATAAACACTTGTTGATCGAACCCTATGACAAGATGGTGTTCGACAATCACAATTTGAAACAGTCAGGTCAAAAGGATCTGAAGCTCGCTGGGAATTTGTGCaaacggttgcgctcaaaACAGCGCGGTGGTCGTAGCGGTTGATATCGAGGAGAGACCCTGACcagcaccactcatcgttgTGCATCTGACAATGGTCCAAggtcgatcccaaccgctatctcaccttgctgcttcacacgcagccGCTTTCGTAACTGCGcggagcttcaggtcgttttgacccgactatagagatgtatagttgggtcaaaaggacatgaagcacgaacagttgcttaagcggctgcgctcgaagcggtgcggtggggcGTAACGGATGGGATCTTGCAcggatccacgctaccgccacccacctctgcagttcgccgtggtcccacctcgattcccaGCGCTgtctccgccgcaccgcttcgagcgcagccgcataCTTACCTgtcgtgcttcatgccgttttcaTCCGACTACACACAAACTACGCGATCGGCAATAGTGAGGGCCTAAAGTTATTTTAACAGCCATATCAGGTCATACGGACACGGTAGCAACGGGAATGGTATAGCAcgtacattttttaaaaatcggATTCATGGCCACAAGGCCAGTTTCCGTGCTCTCCTTGCGAGCTGGAGCGACGATTGCTGACCGCTATCTGGTCCTCGGCAAATTCAACGGGAAATTTGCTCTAATGGGTATTATCTtgcttttcttgaaaacatcTCCACAGATTTTCTCCGATCGCGGTCATTCACTACAAGCCAACTTGAAGTGTTTGATTTCGGTGATGGCAGTGAATAGTATAGGCGGGTCAGAACGACCTCAAACTGCGGAAGCGGTAAACTTAGCGGGTGGCATCGAAGAAAGACCCCGAAGAAAAACCCTAACATCACTCGCACAGCAGCCATAATTGCGGGAGTCCTCGCTAGATTGCAACTTCTAGCTCTACAGCACAGTTTCTAGCGGAAACACCTATGCAGTTGCAGCAGACTTCAGATGTTTTTGTCCCTATTTTACTGCCAGGAGAGCGAACAAATAATCAAGTCCATGCACTTTCCAATCTTCCCTACTTTCCTTATCGGACGTAATTTCGTCTATGGTGGAAAAAAGCGGCTAATCCGTATctccagaaagaaagaatcctAGCAAACATCCCTAACGACAACAACAAGCATCAGAAACAGAAACGAAGCAGACCACCCAAAGGAAGGTTTTTGTTAGAAAGCATCGCGCTATTTATTGCACAAACagcgaaaattaaaaacagaCTATCACACTGAGTTCAGTTCTAGTGAGGTTCATTTTACAGTTTCACTGTGTTATGAGACTCACCTACTCGTCATGGGTGCGGAAACGTATGTATCTGTTTTGTCGTGTGAATTCTCTAATTAGCGAGAATTTTCCACTGGTCTGCTCattctcggtttttttttacctgaacGAAAATCTTTTGGTTTCAGTTCACATCTAGACTACACTCCTGATCCAGGACCAAAtgataacaacaacaacgacaacgGAAACGAGCGTCCGAGAGAGTAAGCTGGAGGCATTCTATCCACCAAGACGATTGTTTCCGTTTCTTCCTTTACAGGAACGTGAACAATGCAGATGCTGGGGGGTCCAATGCGAAGCAAAGGTAAAAAATCACAAGTACAGTTGTTTCGAGAAACGGATAAGTGTTCGCACCACCTACTTGTACAATATAGCTGGATCTATTATAGCCGTCCTGGAGACAGAGCTCCTCCAACTTCTTTACCTTCATGGCATCCTAAGTATTACAACGTCGAAGATATTGTTAACTCAGATATGGATACTATGGTAGATGTGACGGACAAAGAACGTGAGGGATACTTCTAGTTAAAAGGTGGAGCTGTGTCGTGTATAAATTCATTTAGTGGAACCGGCAACTGCGATATCATCGAATATTGGACGGAAAATTGCCGTAGTTCGACATGCCGAGTCTATGAATGAAGTATAGTCTATAGTTCCAAAAAGAGGGTCCCAAAGATATACGtagtacggtcaaaacgacctgaaactcAGTACAGTTGGGTAGGCGGCTCCGCTCGAAGCGAGGAGTGTAATATAGGGGGTAGGATTGAGATGGGACCCTTGgtggcaccactcatcgctgtagtttgcgacggatacacctcgatctcaaccgTTAGCTCCAACGCTTCaaccgcaactgcaccgagcttcatgtcgttctgacccgactatcgATATTCCAACGTCATCGCAGGACCTTAGAAGGAGGTGCACAGGAGGTTCGCGACCATGACGCGGTCATGTTTCGCGAGAGCGATCTGAGCAGACGGTCGTAAGGAGAACCGCCATGTGTTCTGTCCAACGGGAGCCTCTTTTCCACCTCCCTTCGCCctacaaatttttgttcagtCCCATCGCGTTGCGATCACCACATACCTCTGACTGCCGATCGGAACGCGAAATAGTGGGTATAGAGGAAAATGAGCAGCAAGCTGGACCTTCTTGTAATCGCACGCGGAGAGGTCGCAGCGCGATGACCAACGGAACAGAGATCTTTGTCAGGGAAAAGCGCGCccatttcacttttccaaaAAGATTTTTGAGGCTTTCCCGAGATGGTACTCATATTGCGTATCTAATGATCACTACACGGCTAAAGATCTCAATCATCCTGCAACTCTCCCAAACAGATCCAAAGGTTTGGCGTCATACAACGTAGATCCGCCTATAACGCAGGTATTTTCGCGGCTTCTCAGTCTGCGTTTACGAATGGAATCGTGCCTCCATAATTTCAATAACACAGATTGCCAAGCACGCTTCAAAGATCCTAGGAGAAGCACTAGCTAAGGAGACGTCAATTAAGTGGGACAACGTGGTTTCTGCTCCAGAACTCGCTTCCGCACAAACGGCTGCTGCTATAGCTTTTTCGACCACAGGTACTTTCTAATCGTGGATGTATGCATTCTAAGGTAGAACCATTATACTTTGTCCGATCTGCAGGTGACAAAGCTTTCATCAATATCGATGAAACATTATACGACTTCAGCCACGGTAAGGTAAGTGTAAGGAAGGTAACACATGAATTTTACAACTCGATTAAATGCCAAGTAACAGATTGACTTCATGACACCTATGGAGCTTATGAAGTACGATATCACAGTAAAATCTAAACCAATGAAAGCGAGAGAGGAGGGCGAAAGCAGCGTGTTACGAGTCCTTAGTGAATTTGAAAAGTAAGGAAGAACGGCGAGACGATCGTGGTAGATCAATAAGCGAAATCGCTCATTTCTCTAGAGTACAACGCCAGTACACAGGGAATTTGATCGTTGTTGTTGGTCCAACCGCATTCGATGCCGTGGTCCACCGCCTTATTGGAAGggagagaggaaaaatgaggaaacgaCCAATTATACCGCAACTCGCTTGTGTGATATTAGAAAAGGTTTGTTTTGATAAAATGCTAAGGGATTCGTAGGAATTGCTCACAGAAACACAATTTAGGGACCCGAATCTTGGAAGCTGAGTAGCAAGCAAGTGTTGCCCTTCAGGATCAACTCAAGCGCATCCATCCTCTTCGATCCAATATCCTACTATTCAAAATAGGCTATTATTTTGTCACATTAATTCAACTGCAAATGCAAAAGCTACTATTCCACTGGTTGTTTGACGCATTATCAGGAGAAAATTTCTCTGTCAAATCTCTGCAGTAGTTATTaaacgagaaataaatgaatgttgGGAACATTGAATTCTTTCTGATAAGGACGTACCGCGAGGTCGAtgtttgattttctgaagGGGATGATGGACGACCGCATTTTAAGGACAGCGTGTCAGAAAATTGGAGATGTTAGGATCTCTACACGAATTGTTAGGGATTGTTTTGCTATTTGCATACTGTGCCGATCGTTTATGCCACAGATGGATCAAAATAGTTTGGACCCAGGTGCAAAAGCATAAGTGCTGAAGATGGTGGAGTGGAAGTATTGGCTATGATCAAGATGAGACCTCCACTCTCAGCTGTGTAGTCCGATTGAACCGAACGAGAGTCCCACCTAAATCGCAACAGGCAGCTCCATCGTACCACCTCGAGCATATCCGCTAACGGAGTTGCATTGGGCAtcagctcgttttgacccgactttcttctattttgtgTCATTTGTCGGTACAACTTTAGTTTTTTGCGAATAAGGTTGCattgttttttgaatgcaAATATAAAATGCAAGCGTTGAAAGTCGAGCAAGCGCAGGCGTTGAAAGTGCAACCGTTCGCTAAAAGTGCGCTGGCTTTATTGACCAGTTTTGCTTGAGACCACGAAGTTTTCCAGCTTCTCCGCACGCTTCTTGGATAACGTGCTTTCCATTCATTAAAtggatgcatttttttttgaatttctttagattttcctttaaaaagttttgaaaagtcAACAAATATTCTACAATGGTCCATCTTAAAGAATATGCAGAAGGAAGATGCGTGATCGTTGCATGTCTTTAAATGGTAGACAAATCGGAGTCAACAAAGGATTTGCCTAATTACGCTATTCTTCACAACTTCAATCCGGGTTGGAAAAGCAGTTGAATCATACTGGCACATAAGTCAAACATGAAGTCAATGCCGACTGAGCGAATCAAGTAGAAAAAAggttgaaaattaaaaaaaaaaaactttcttccaAAAGAAGTGAACGAGGGCCAATTTTGATATGCACAGCTAACAGTCATAACTGCTAATAAATACTTAGAACTATTTCTATTAATCACGTCTCTATAACTACTTATTCAGCTGTTCcttgcaatgaaaaattaagaacCAAAAAGGCTTCGTTTTTCTCGTTCGGGCGAATGCTGGTTTTTTCTgacgttttttgtttttatgccatccatttcagcaaattttccaTTGCTGCTCTCAACTTCCAGCGGATAAAGCATACTGGTTAGTGCTAAGGGTTTACAGATGCATTTTTTGTGCTCTTGGATCGAACGCAACAATGTGCGTGGAAGATATCGTAATATCGTATTTGCGCATGGCGGTAGCACGAAGAAACGGAGCACCTGTTGGAGCTGCGGGCATCCCCAT
The Necator americanus strain Aroian chromosome I, whole genome shotgun sequence genome window above contains:
- a CDS encoding hypothetical protein (NECATOR_CHRI.G1557.T3), which gives rise to MATRPVSVLSLRAGATIADRYLVLGKFNGKFALMVSLCYETHLLVMGAETSHLDYTPDPGPNDNNNNDNGNERPRENVNNADAGGSNAKQSRPGDRAPPTSLPSWHPKYYNVEDIVNSDMDTMVDVTDKELEPATAISSNIGRKIAVVRHAESMNEAFPRWYSYCVSNDHYTAKDLNHPATLPNRSKGLASYNVDPPITQIAKHASKILGEALAKETSIKWDNVVSAPELASAQTAAAIAFSTTGDKAFINIDETLYDFSHGKIDFMTPMELMKYDITVKSKPMKAREEGESSVLRVLSEFEKVQRQYTGNLIVVVGPTAFDAVVHRLIGRERGKMRKRPIIPQLACVILEKGPESWKLSSKQVLPFRINSSASILFDPISYYSK
- a CDS encoding hypothetical protein (NECATOR_CHRI.G1557.T2), whose product is MGAETSHLDYTPDPGPNDNNNNDNGNERPRENVNNADAGGSNAKQSRPGDRAPPTSLPSWHPKYYNVEDIVNSDMDTMVDVTDKELEPATAISSNIGRKIAVVRHAESMNEAFPRWYSYCVSNDHYTAKDLNHPATLPNRSKGLASYNVDPPITQIAKHASKILGEALAKETSIKWDNVVSAPELASAQTAAAIAFSTTGDKAFINIDETLYDFSHGKIDFMTPMELMKYDITVKSKPMKAREEGESSVLRVLSEFEKVQRQYTGNLIVVVGPTAFDAVVHRLIGRERGKMRKRPIIPQLACVILEKGPESWKLSSKQVLPFRINSSASILFDPISYYSK
- a CDS encoding hypothetical protein (NECATOR_CHRI.G1557.T1), with protein sequence MATRPVSVLSLRAGATIADRYLVLGKFNGKFALMGIILLFLKTSPQIFSDRGHSLQANLKCLISVMAVNSIGGSERPQTAEAVNLAGGIEERPRRKTLTSLAQQP